The nucleotide window cctgcctgctcgcTCCATTCCTGGGGGCGGGCAGGAGGGACGGGCAGCGGAGCGCGGGGGCTGGCACCGGGACGGGTGCTGCACGGCCAGGGTGCCCACGGGGAAAGGGCTGGACCCTGGGGTGCTCCCGGCATCCGGGTGCCCGTACCAGGGCTGGATTCCTCCGCTTCGCCGTGgcttcagcagaagcaggatcaggcccttaTGCTGTGACATGGGCTGGCAGGATGGGGTCACGGGAAACTCGGGAGGCGAGCGGGAGCGGTGTGGGGCGGAgcggggtggggaggtgggaaagGCCAAGCGGCGGAGGGTGCTGTGCCGGCGTGGGGTCCGACTGCAGGGAAGGCGCGGACCCAGGGTGCAGGGTGGCCGCCACGAAGGGACGAGGGTGCCTTGGCCGGGCAGGCCACGAGGCCAGCGTGGGCTCCCCCCAAGCCGGCCGTAACCGAAGGGACCAGATGATGCGGGAACGCGGcggggagctggcagcccccTGCCGTCCCCGGTGGCACCCCTGGGCTCGAACAAAGCCCTTGTTCGCGGGGCGGCCGAGCTGCCCTCCCCGCCGTGCCAGCTCCCCCAGGCCCCCCCGGCACGGCTGCGGTCCGGGCAGCGTAATCCCCGCGGGGAGAGCACATGAAATCAGATGGACAAGTTTTGATGTGAGGCAGCAGCTTAGGGTGGGCTCAGGTTTCCTTTAGGTTTTCTATATTTATCTCCGTGATTTAATGCCAGCGCCGGGGTTTAAATGGCACCAAGCAGTTGGCGTGAGGAGAGGGAGCAGCCGTCCCCAAGCCGCGCACACGTCCCCGAGCCGCCCACGCGCCCATGGAGCTCTTCGAGACCAACCCTTATTTTTTCCCGGACCAGAGGTTTTACGATGGGGAAAATTTCCTGGGCTCCCGCTTGCAGGGCTATGAGCCGGCAGCGTTCCCCGAGCGGCCCGAGGTGGCCCTGTGTCCCGAGGGCAGGGTGGCTTTGGAGGAGAAGGACTCAGCCCTGCCCGAGCATTGCCCCGGGCAATGCCTGCCCTGGGCCTGCAAGGTTTGCAAGCGGAAGACGGTCTCCATCGACCGGCGGCGGGCAGCCACCCTGCGGGAGAAGCGCAGGTTGAAGAAGGTGAACGAAGCCTTCGAGGCGTTGAAACGCAGCACCCTGCTCAACCCCAACCAGCGGCTGCCCAAGGTGGAGATCCTGCGCAGCGCCATCCAGTACATCGAGCGCCTGCAGAGCTTGCTCAGCACCCTCAACCAGCAGGAGCGGGAGCAGAGGGACCTGCGCTtccgccccgccgctccccagCCCGGGGTAAGTGCCCCTGCGCGTCCCCTGGCGTCCCCAAACCTGGGCTGGGGACCGGCACGGGGGCGATGCCCCGTGGGGGTGATCCCAGGCGGAACCATCGTGGGCAGCGCTGGGGCACTGGGTCCTGCTGGGGGGAgcaggacccccagccctgggtgCAAGGCAGGGGCTTGCCCTGTCGCGGGCTGGTAAATCCGTCCGGCACAAAGGCTCGGGGCAGCGATgatccagccccagctcagatCCCCGGCAAAGGGGCTGATAGGAGCTTTTTCCCCGTGAATGGATGTAGTGGGGGCTAGGGGGTCCGGTGCTGGATGCTGCATTAAGCGTGGCACATGTGCCTGGGCTTGGGAAGGAtaacaaaggcaaaaatgagagaaaataatataaaattaaaataaacaaagcaaaaaaaaaaaaaagacagaataagataaaataacatagaataaaataaaataaaataaaataaaataaaataaaataaaataaaataaaataaaataaaataaataaataaaaaaattagcaCCGCCCCTGCTCACAGACACAGGCACACACTCCT belongs to Pelecanus crispus isolate bPelCri1 chromosome 17, bPelCri1.pri, whole genome shotgun sequence and includes:
- the MYOG gene encoding myogenin, which codes for MELFETNPYFFPDQRFYDGENFLGSRLQGYEPAAFPERPEVALCPEGRVALEEKDSALPEHCPGQCLPWACKVCKRKTVSIDRRRAATLREKRRLKKVNEAFEALKRSTLLNPNQRLPKVEILRSAIQYIERLQSLLSTLNQQEREQRDLRFRPAAPQPGVTSECGSGSSSCSPEWSSQLEFGTNPADHLLADDAAEDRNLHSLSSIVESIAVEDVAVTFQEDRVQN